A genomic region of Zalophus californianus isolate mZalCal1 chromosome 1, mZalCal1.pri.v2, whole genome shotgun sequence contains the following coding sequences:
- the CCDC124 gene encoding coiled-coil domain-containing protein 124, whose protein sequence is MPKKFQGENTKSAAARARRAEAKAAADARKQKELEDAYWRDEDKHVMRKEQRKEEKEKRRLEQLERKKETQRLLEEEDSKLKGGKAPRVAVPNKVTRAQIEETLRRDHQHKETPDPAEKAKSHLEVPLEENVNRRVLEEGSVEARTIEDAIAVLSVAEEAADRHPERRMRAAFTAFEEAQLPRLKQENPNMRLSQLKQLLKKEWLRSPDNPMNQRAVPFNAAK, encoded by the exons ATGCCCAAGAAGTTCCAGGGTGAGAACACCAAGTCGGCAGCGGCCCGGGCACGGAGGGCTGAGGCCAAGGCAGCAGCTGATGCCAGGAAGCAGAAGGAGCTGGAAGATGCCTATTGGCGGGATGAGGACAAACACGTCATGAGGAAGGAACAGCGCAAG gaggagaaggagaagcggcgCCTGGAGCAGCTGGAGCGCAAGAAGGAGACCCAGCgtctgctggaggaggaggactCCAAGCTCAAGGGCGGCAAGGCCCCCCGCGTGGCTGTGCCCAACAAGGTCACCCGGGCCCAGATTGAGGAGACGCTCCGCCGAGACCACCAGCACAAAGAAACCCCGGACCCAG CCGAGAAAGCCAAGAGCCACTTGGAGGTGCCGCTGGAGGAGAATGTGAACCGCCGCGTGCTGGAGGAGGGCAGCGTGGAAGCGCGCACCATTGAGGATGCCATCGCGGTGCTCAG CGTGGCAGAAGAGGCTGCGGACCGGCACCCAGAGCGCCGCATGCGGGCGGCCTTCACTGCCTTTGAGGAGGCGCAGCTGCCGCGGCTCAAGCAAGAAAACCCCAATATGCGGCTGTCGCAGCTGAAGCAGCTGCTCAAGAAGGAGTGGCTGCGGTCGCCAGACAACCCCATGAACCAGCGGGCCGTGCCCTTCAATGCCGCCAAGTGA